One Leptospira semungkisensis DNA segment encodes these proteins:
- a CDS encoding exodeoxyribonuclease V subunit gamma, producing MPTRVFSSHNLFDLSEALSISLKKEIRESEGLYSPVVIIPNKSMETWLNLDLVQRFGVVFNIRFLFLEKILEELLLQKFSPELDQRSRPFLRGDSQKFQIYETLLKNPELIQKYPSLKTYLLRQGRRNLDPIRLWDLSGRLAKYFKDYELHRQDWIKNWIGDPYAILRLPGEDIWEEIATQSEIFFFQKELYSHITRASSKESLIQYSMRMLGTKENPLGASRNIYLFALSQLSSTYVSIFRNLLPEVELQVFQFGVPTDDAIIGLGRDQICRGWANSFRALRKSWENADSEFVDVSKSEEEKDTTALKVFQKYLIYGKSKVSRRVPSDESLQILEAPSKLREVEAIFHHILAHLAESSETKLTDIGIFCADLSSYRPAIEFIFEGGILAKVGDRVQTKTLPYTIRDVIAGDTSKYLNAISSLFPILSGQRSRSSLFALFQNPCFQEKWELDPSTVKEWASFAEDLELYQDDSKEELSPLAFSFRKGFLRLAAGNILSDSEEEDSPISPFDSESHSSELWISVWRRVSFLLDHFSNKLNDPKISGEELIDSLIELLGSILTSKISNLEEGEIEQAIFDSLFELRSIAWDTKDPFDRIRFLEAFLKQSSGEIQVRKGQYLTSGITVSALQPMRPIPFKHVYILGLGEGLFPGMDDTSAFNLRHLSPREGDIGLRELNQSLLYETILSAESSLTLSFVAEDITKDESIAPSSSLLLLEQALKENVLIPDSSIRIKIPLNKHSREYFETRQNSPSLAEKFHKNFDISSSLIYGKPEDKDFYFKNTLYSFKTEDSGTKKDNIIPTILDWNELVRFARSPLSFHLQKRFGLYVEEISETDSKKEEPFRISNEFEFMSDLWNHSMRKFSSLELTESLKQVYQLWEKKGRIPRGIYGDVEFLLKSEKIEKISGFISEELENSKVYAGISFGESPKQGNLLSLAPISISDKINIQIQGLKENIFLKNELDGSHSIFLIYPNSSKRLKNLIEPFLIQCLLDSSSEKNIPKSVYAVLGYGDRPTILRMDREGKESLRRKFLLDLIGEFLKPFLSLVSPRLWEDFPDREGLKDLSSKSYQKVANEYKVWASQSVQYDPTTYLDDILRLLPHPQNYISDSDFTFCMNIYQPIASVLHVEK from the coding sequence ATAAGAGCATGGAGACCTGGTTGAATCTGGACCTAGTGCAAAGGTTCGGAGTGGTTTTCAATATTCGGTTCCTGTTCTTGGAGAAGATCCTGGAGGAACTACTTCTTCAAAAATTCTCTCCAGAGTTGGACCAGAGAAGCAGGCCTTTTTTACGGGGCGATTCTCAAAAATTCCAGATCTATGAGACCTTACTTAAGAATCCGGAACTGATCCAGAAATATCCTTCTTTGAAAACTTATCTTCTTCGGCAAGGTAGAAGAAACTTAGATCCGATCCGGCTCTGGGATCTCTCCGGACGCTTGGCAAAATATTTCAAGGACTACGAACTGCATCGTCAGGATTGGATCAAGAATTGGATTGGAGATCCGTATGCCATTCTTCGTTTACCCGGAGAAGATATTTGGGAAGAGATCGCAACCCAATCCGAGATATTCTTCTTCCAAAAGGAATTGTATTCGCACATCACTCGAGCTTCTTCTAAGGAGAGCTTAATCCAATATTCGATGCGAATGCTTGGGACGAAGGAGAATCCGTTAGGCGCTTCTCGCAATATCTATCTATTCGCTCTTTCACAGCTCTCAAGCACGTATGTTTCTATCTTTCGGAATCTTCTTCCGGAAGTGGAACTGCAAGTCTTTCAGTTCGGCGTTCCTACAGATGATGCGATCATCGGTCTCGGAAGAGATCAAATTTGCAGAGGCTGGGCAAACTCGTTTCGAGCTCTTAGAAAATCTTGGGAAAATGCTGACTCAGAGTTTGTGGATGTATCCAAATCTGAAGAAGAAAAGGACACAACTGCTCTAAAGGTATTTCAGAAATATTTAATATATGGAAAGAGCAAAGTTTCCAGGAGAGTCCCTTCTGACGAAAGCTTGCAGATCCTAGAAGCTCCGAGTAAGTTAAGAGAGGTAGAGGCGATCTTCCATCATATCTTGGCTCATCTCGCCGAGTCTTCGGAAACTAAATTGACGGATATCGGAATATTCTGTGCGGATCTTTCTTCATATAGACCTGCGATCGAATTTATTTTCGAAGGCGGGATACTTGCCAAGGTTGGTGACCGTGTGCAAACAAAGACATTGCCTTATACGATCCGAGATGTGATTGCGGGAGATACGAGTAAGTATTTGAATGCGATCTCATCTTTGTTCCCGATCTTGTCGGGACAAAGATCCAGATCTTCTCTTTTTGCTTTGTTCCAAAATCCATGCTTCCAAGAAAAATGGGAATTGGATCCTTCTACCGTAAAGGAATGGGCGTCTTTTGCGGAAGACTTGGAGCTGTACCAAGACGATTCTAAAGAAGAACTCTCCCCTCTTGCATTTTCTTTCAGAAAAGGGTTCTTACGTTTGGCAGCAGGAAATATTCTTTCGGATTCCGAGGAGGAAGATTCTCCCATTTCACCGTTTGATTCGGAGAGTCATTCTTCAGAGTTATGGATCTCCGTTTGGAGAAGGGTCTCTTTTCTTTTAGATCATTTTTCAAATAAGCTGAATGATCCAAAAATCTCCGGCGAAGAATTGATCGATTCCTTGATAGAATTACTAGGATCGATCCTTACATCAAAAATTTCTAATTTAGAGGAAGGCGAAATAGAGCAGGCTATTTTTGACTCCCTATTTGAATTAAGATCGATTGCCTGGGATACAAAGGATCCTTTTGATAGGATTCGATTCTTAGAAGCATTTTTGAAACAGTCTTCTGGAGAAATCCAGGTCCGTAAGGGCCAATATTTGACGAGCGGGATTACAGTCTCCGCTTTGCAACCGATGCGGCCTATTCCGTTCAAACATGTATATATCTTAGGCTTGGGAGAAGGACTATTTCCAGGAATGGATGATACTTCTGCGTTCAATCTTAGACATCTTTCTCCTAGGGAAGGGGATATTGGGCTCAGAGAGTTAAACCAGTCTTTATTATACGAAACGATCCTTTCTGCTGAGTCGAGCCTAACACTTTCCTTTGTAGCGGAAGATATTACAAAAGATGAAAGCATTGCTCCTTCGTCTTCTCTTCTCCTTCTGGAGCAAGCCTTGAAGGAGAATGTTTTGATTCCGGACTCCTCTATCCGCATTAAGATACCTTTAAATAAGCATAGCAGGGAATATTTTGAAACGAGGCAAAACTCGCCTTCGCTTGCGGAGAAGTTTCATAAAAATTTCGATATATCCTCTTCTTTAATCTACGGAAAACCGGAAGATAAAGATTTCTACTTTAAGAACACCTTATATTCCTTCAAGACCGAAGATTCCGGTACAAAAAAAGACAATATTATTCCAACGATATTGGATTGGAACGAGTTGGTGCGTTTTGCTCGTTCTCCTCTTTCCTTTCATTTGCAAAAACGTTTCGGCTTATATGTAGAAGAAATCTCGGAAACGGATTCCAAGAAAGAAGAGCCTTTTCGTATCTCGAACGAATTCGAGTTTATGAGCGATTTATGGAACCATTCCATGAGGAAGTTTTCCTCTCTCGAGCTAACAGAGTCTTTAAAGCAAGTCTATCAATTATGGGAGAAAAAAGGAAGGATCCCGAGAGGAATTTATGGAGATGTGGAATTCCTTTTAAAATCGGAAAAGATCGAGAAGATTTCCGGATTCATTTCAGAAGAATTAGAGAATTCTAAAGTTTATGCGGGCATCTCCTTTGGCGAATCTCCTAAGCAAGGAAATCTGCTGAGTCTGGCTCCGATTTCGATCTCAGATAAAATCAATATCCAGATCCAAGGATTGAAGGAGAACATTTTTCTGAAGAACGAGTTGGATGGTTCTCATTCTATTTTTCTAATATATCCGAACTCTTCCAAGAGATTGAAAAACTTAATAGAGCCTTTTTTGATCCAATGTTTATTGGATTCTTCTTCGGAAAAGAATATTCCAAAATCCGTGTATGCGGTCCTGGGCTATGGAGATAGGCCTACGATTTTGAGAATGGATCGAGAAGGCAAAGAATCGCTTAGAAGAAAATTCCTTTTAGATCTAATCGGAGAATTCCTGAAGCCTTTCCTTTCCTTAGTTTCTCCAAGACTCTGGGAAGATTTTCCGGATAGAGAAGGATTAAAGGATCTAAGTTCTAAATCTTATCAGAAAGTTGCAAATGAATACAAGGTCTGGGCAAGCCAATCCGTTCAATATGATCCCACGACTTACTTAGATGATATCCTTCGACTTCTGCCTCATCCTCAAAACTATATTAGCGATTCTGATTTTACTTTCTGCATGAATATTTACCAGCCGATAGCGAGCGTATTGCATGTCGAAAAATAA